One genomic window of Moorella glycerini includes the following:
- a CDS encoding sensor domain-containing diguanylate cyclase: MDEGRSREGWVAGLTLAAGGVFLTLAGPPGPAVWWGLSWSIINGLVLVTRTFFRSRQGQFFLLGVNLVLAGSWLFAGSGPGTPLFPFLLLLPLLVPLYLGQKQVVAAGLVMVLFLGLCWYIKAGLPLNSHSLALWGGWIALAGFCFLAWLKILAEALKVSSLQAEVDHWRREYKISRSQLAAVELMAVTDDLTGVFNYRYFEQSLERLLSPQQQLRSLAVLMVDVDHFKEINDSYGHVVGNRVLAEIAAILKEHTREQDIVTRFGGEEFAIILPGTDYRGALQVAERIRRAIAEYTFNQEGPPIHLTISTGMAVWPEDGVNKEELVARADLALYQAKTTGRNSVCPYRLLKADSGP; encoded by the coding sequence ATGGACGAAGGGCGCAGCCGGGAGGGGTGGGTGGCAGGATTAACCCTGGCCGCAGGGGGAGTATTTTTAACCCTCGCAGGTCCACCGGGCCCGGCTGTCTGGTGGGGTTTAAGCTGGAGTATAATCAACGGCCTGGTGCTGGTAACCAGAACCTTTTTTAGGAGCCGGCAGGGGCAGTTCTTCCTCCTGGGAGTCAACCTCGTCCTGGCCGGCAGCTGGTTATTTGCCGGGAGCGGGCCGGGTACCCCTCTTTTTCCTTTTCTGCTGCTTTTGCCCCTCCTGGTGCCCCTTTACCTGGGCCAGAAGCAGGTTGTTGCTGCAGGCCTGGTGATGGTTCTATTTCTTGGGCTGTGCTGGTATATTAAGGCTGGGTTGCCATTAAACAGTCATTCCCTGGCCCTCTGGGGAGGCTGGATTGCCCTGGCAGGCTTTTGCTTTCTCGCCTGGCTCAAAATACTCGCTGAAGCCCTTAAGGTATCTTCCCTGCAGGCTGAGGTGGACCACTGGCGCCGGGAATATAAAATCTCCCGTTCCCAGCTGGCTGCTGTGGAGTTAATGGCCGTGACCGACGACCTGACCGGGGTTTTTAATTATCGCTATTTTGAGCAGAGCCTGGAGCGGTTGTTGAGTCCCCAGCAACAGCTGCGGTCCCTGGCTGTTTTAATGGTGGATGTTGATCATTTCAAAGAAATCAACGACTCTTACGGCCATGTAGTTGGTAACCGCGTGCTGGCGGAGATAGCGGCCATCTTAAAAGAACACACCCGGGAACAGGATATTGTCACCCGCTTCGGCGGGGAAGAATTCGCCATTATTTTGCCCGGTACCGACTACCGGGGAGCCCTTCAGGTGGCGGAAAGAATACGCCGGGCCATAGCTGAATATACCTTCAACCAGGAAGGGCCGCCCATCCACCTGACGATAAGCACTGGGATGGCTGTCTGGCCGGAAGATGGAGTCAATAAGGAGGAACTGGTCGCCCGGGCCGATCTCGCCCTATACCAGGCCAAGACTACGGGGCGCAACAGCGTCTGCCCGTACCGGCTGCTCAAGGCTGATTCCGGGCCGTAA
- a CDS encoding cold shock domain-containing protein, producing the protein MLGKVKWFSPEKGYGFIEKEDGKDVFVHFSAIQGEGFKTLAEGQTVEFDIVEGPRGPQAANVIKL; encoded by the coding sequence ATGTTGGGCAAGGTTAAATGGTTCAGCCCGGAGAAAGGTTACGGTTTTATTGAAAAGGAAGACGGTAAGGACGTCTTTGTGCACTTCTCCGCCATCCAGGGTGAAGGTTTTAAAACCCTGGCTGAGGGCCAGACGGTGGAATTTGACATTGTCGAAGGACCTCGCGGTCCCCAGGCAGCAAATGTGATTAAACTGTAG
- a CDS encoding glycosyltransferase family 4 protein has product MNILALALAGVISFWLTPVLCRVAPRLGAVDKPDARKVHRTLMPRLGGVAIYAGFLAAFYLLAYHEDKYLGLLLGGTFIMLVGLVDDIKNISPTLKLMGQIVAAAILVAFGVRVEFLTNPFDGLFILGKLAIPVTIFWIVGVTNALNLVDGLDGLAAGTSFIAAVTIAVVAWLNGEVVVALLSLALAASVLGFLPFNFHPARIFMGDSGSMFLGFNLAALATIGLTKSATVVSLFVPVVILGLPILDTTLAIIRRFLNHRPIFAPDKGHLHHRLLAQGLTQRQAVGVIYLVDACLGGSAVLLTRLATDQGMLILVGLAVIILVGCDKLGILGRRHLTRVKARHNSLHML; this is encoded by the coding sequence GTGAATATCCTGGCCCTTGCTCTAGCAGGGGTAATTAGTTTTTGGCTTACACCTGTACTTTGCCGGGTGGCGCCCCGCCTGGGGGCTGTCGATAAGCCCGATGCACGTAAAGTTCACCGTACTCTCATGCCCCGGCTGGGAGGGGTGGCCATCTACGCCGGTTTCCTGGCAGCCTTCTACTTACTCGCTTACCATGAAGATAAGTACCTGGGCCTCTTGCTGGGCGGCACCTTCATCATGCTGGTGGGGCTGGTCGATGATATTAAAAATATAAGTCCCACGCTGAAATTAATGGGTCAAATTGTCGCCGCAGCCATCCTGGTAGCCTTCGGCGTGCGGGTGGAATTTCTCACCAACCCCTTTGACGGGCTTTTTATCCTGGGCAAACTGGCCATTCCCGTAACTATTTTTTGGATAGTAGGCGTTACCAATGCTTTAAACCTGGTGGACGGCCTGGATGGCCTGGCCGCCGGGACTTCCTTTATCGCCGCCGTGACCATTGCCGTGGTGGCCTGGCTTAACGGGGAAGTGGTTGTAGCCCTTCTTTCCCTGGCCCTGGCGGCCAGCGTGCTGGGCTTTTTGCCCTTTAACTTTCACCCGGCACGGATTTTCATGGGGGACAGCGGTTCCATGTTTTTGGGCTTCAACCTGGCGGCCCTGGCTACCATCGGCCTGACCAAGAGCGCGACAGTGGTTTCCCTGTTTGTGCCGGTAGTCATCTTAGGTTTGCCCATCCTGGACACCACCCTGGCCATTATCCGGCGCTTTCTCAACCACCGGCCCATCTTTGCCCCCGACAAAGGCCACCTGCACCACCGCCTGCTGGCCCAGGGTTTAACCCAGCGCCAGGCCGTCGGTGTCATCTACCTGGTGGATGCCTGCCTGGGGGGTAGTGCTGTGCTCCTTACCAGGCTGGCCACGGATCAGGGCATGCTTATCCTGGTGGGCCTGGCCGTGATAATCCTGGTGGGCTGCGATAAACTGGGGATTCTTGGTAGAAGGCATCTTACCAGGGTTAAAGCCCGGCACAATTCTTTGCACATGCTGTAG
- a CDS encoding phosphoglucomutase/phosphomannomutase family protein, with protein MTIKFGTDGWRAIIAEEFTFANVRLVTQAVARYLQDEKGRGEVVIGYDNRFLAPEFAAAVAEVLTGNGFTVYLPSRAVPTPVTAWAIKKYGALGALMLTASHNPPAYSGLKFIPDYAGPAVPAITEAIEKEIAAVMEGGTIKRLELAEARQRELVKELDPREAYLEYLQGLVDVAAIKQARLKIVVDPLYGAGIDYLDEFLQRAGCQVHTLHNYRDPLFGGSLPDPSASGLSELAWQVRETGADLGLALDGDADRFGVVDRDGTYLTANEILYLVLAHLLFHRQYRGPVARTVATTHNLDRLAAAQGLKVIETPVGFKYIGQALREQDCILGGEESGGLSIRGHIPEKDGILATALVAELQAVQGRSLKSILADLQERHGRLVSRRLDLKVAPDVKARVLKELPDFTPARIAGVPVTGRLAVDGVKFLLADGSWVLLRPSGTEPLLRLYVEAPGDERLHLLQEDIISALKI; from the coding sequence ATGACCATCAAATTTGGCACCGATGGATGGCGGGCCATCATTGCCGAGGAATTCACTTTTGCCAATGTCCGCCTGGTTACCCAGGCCGTCGCCCGTTACCTGCAGGACGAGAAAGGACGGGGGGAAGTCGTTATCGGTTATGATAACCGTTTCCTGGCCCCGGAGTTTGCCGCTGCAGTGGCCGAAGTATTGACGGGCAACGGCTTTACCGTTTACCTGCCTTCCCGGGCGGTACCAACGCCGGTAACGGCCTGGGCTATTAAAAAGTATGGGGCATTAGGAGCATTAATGCTTACGGCCAGCCATAATCCCCCTGCTTACTCCGGGCTCAAGTTTATACCCGATTATGCCGGGCCGGCCGTGCCGGCCATTACGGAAGCCATTGAAAAAGAAATAGCGGCTGTAATGGAAGGGGGTACTATTAAACGCCTGGAACTGGCTGAGGCCCGGCAAAGGGAGCTGGTAAAGGAACTGGACCCCCGGGAAGCCTACCTGGAGTACCTGCAGGGTTTAGTTGATGTGGCAGCCATCAAGCAGGCCAGGTTAAAAATTGTCGTCGACCCCCTTTATGGCGCCGGGATCGACTACCTGGATGAATTTTTGCAGCGAGCCGGCTGCCAGGTACATACCCTGCATAACTACCGTGACCCCCTTTTCGGCGGTTCCCTGCCTGATCCCAGCGCCAGCGGCTTAAGCGAGCTGGCCTGGCAGGTCCGGGAAACGGGAGCCGACCTGGGGCTGGCCCTCGACGGCGATGCCGACCGCTTCGGCGTTGTCGACCGGGACGGCACTTACCTTACGGCCAATGAAATCCTTTACCTGGTCCTGGCCCACCTGCTCTTCCACCGGCAATACCGGGGACCGGTAGCCCGGACGGTAGCTACCACCCATAACCTGGATCGCCTGGCCGCGGCCCAGGGCCTAAAAGTTATTGAGACCCCGGTGGGATTTAAGTATATCGGCCAGGCCTTAAGGGAGCAGGATTGTATCCTGGGGGGCGAGGAGAGCGGGGGATTAAGCATCCGCGGCCACATCCCGGAAAAGGACGGCATCCTGGCCACGGCCCTGGTCGCTGAACTGCAGGCCGTCCAGGGCCGCAGCCTAAAAAGTATCCTGGCGGATTTACAGGAGCGCCATGGCCGGCTGGTCAGCCGGCGGCTGGACCTCAAGGTAGCCCCGGATGTCAAAGCGCGGGTTTTAAAGGAACTGCCGGATTTTACCCCGGCCAGGATTGCCGGCGTCCCGGTGACCGGGCGCCTGGCAGTTGACGGGGTTAAATTCCTCCTGGCTGACGGCAGCTGGGTCTTGCTCCGCCCATCCGGCACGGAACCTCTCCTGCGTTTATATGTGGAGGCACCCGGTGACGAGCGCCTCCATCTCCTCCAGGAAGACATAATTTCCGCCCTTAAGATTTAA
- a CDS encoding DUF421 domain-containing protein: protein MEYLEVFLQTILAFAAILIYTRILGKQQIGQLTFFEYINGITFGSIAAVLATDIEPRRTGMHFLGLTLFAFLTWVAGYAVLVSRPARKLISGEPTVVVHNGKILEGNMKKMRYNFDELAMQLRQKNVFDIADVEYAILEPDGDLSVLLKSQKRPLTPADLQLPTQYEGIPTELVMDGEILFQNLKQNNLDEKWLIQQLQAQGVQDISQVDYAVLRSDGSLYVNLKEDDIINPVDITDAPESPVKQEKEEQDRPS from the coding sequence GTGGAGTACCTCGAGGTATTTCTCCAGACCATCCTGGCCTTTGCGGCCATCCTGATCTACACCCGGATTCTCGGCAAACAGCAGATCGGCCAGCTGACTTTCTTTGAGTATATAAACGGCATCACCTTTGGCAGTATAGCTGCCGTGCTGGCCACCGACATCGAACCCAGACGTACAGGGATGCACTTCCTGGGCCTTACCCTTTTTGCCTTTCTTACCTGGGTGGCCGGTTATGCCGTTCTGGTCAGCCGGCCGGCCCGCAAGCTTATTTCCGGCGAACCTACTGTAGTCGTGCATAACGGTAAAATCCTGGAAGGAAATATGAAAAAAATGCGGTATAATTTTGATGAGCTGGCCATGCAGCTGCGGCAAAAAAATGTATTTGATATTGCCGATGTGGAATATGCTATTCTGGAGCCTGACGGCGACCTGAGCGTTTTGCTGAAATCCCAGAAACGCCCCCTGACACCGGCCGATCTCCAGCTGCCGACCCAGTACGAGGGGATACCGACGGAACTGGTTATGGACGGGGAGATCCTCTTCCAGAACCTGAAGCAAAATAACCTGGATGAAAAGTGGCTCATCCAGCAGCTCCAGGCCCAGGGGGTCCAGGATATCAGCCAGGTTGACTATGCCGTTTTAAGGAGCGACGGCTCCCTGTATGTCAATTTAAAAGAAGACGACATCATCAACCCGGTGGATATTACCGACGCCCCGGAAAGCCCGGTGAAGCAGGAGAAGGAAGAACAGGATAGGCCCTCCTGA
- a CDS encoding helicase-related protein codes for MTVAGSYTPVFCWRGFVYLVWGNRSGRVGISHNPGLDRTFWLQRGCRQFSLLTPPLPLGTAAFLCDWLQRRLPLKGEPPLQQAAALVNRGRLKLGLPPWEAPPNTLPEPGPAPVAAELALVQKNLAGRILWREEIALALAEHKGAVNTPLEDLLQWLYLAGEVTLLPGVGYEPNGEPRCRRCGQASRLLKVTCAACGSGDCLVCEGCLAMGQARRCRPLYARPWPAQPAARGRPDLDTRPRLNFALTPAQVDAYREAESFVFQGKEKECLLWAACGAGKTEVTCGAIAAALSRGRNVLYACPRREVIRELEVRLTSVWPQLRILSLYGGSPGKFGTADLILATTHQALRFYRRFDLVILDEVDAFPLSEDPMLYYAVARARREDGQTLFLTATPPAGLVARVRRRQVKVIYLPARHHGHPLPVPEILRDPFLSRPGAKRLPRSLVNCLDLTLAEEVQLIIFVPAVKLVEEVVAWLLQERPGPDPNRPWVQGCYAAHPRRDEIIASFRREEFPVLVTTTVMERGITIPRLNVLVLYADEERIFTANTLIQIAGRAGRSPAYPSGRVWFLASRISPAMAVARRQIQEFNALARRRGYLLAGEK; via the coding sequence ATGACGGTGGCGGGGAGTTATACCCCGGTTTTTTGCTGGCGGGGGTTTGTGTACCTGGTCTGGGGAAACCGCTCTGGCCGGGTGGGGATCAGCCATAACCCGGGCCTGGATCGTACCTTCTGGCTGCAGCGCGGCTGCCGGCAGTTTTCGTTGTTAACACCGCCATTGCCTCTGGGTACGGCGGCTTTTTTATGCGACTGGCTGCAACGCCGCCTGCCTTTAAAAGGAGAACCCCCGCTCCAGCAGGCTGCCGCCCTGGTAAACAGAGGCCGGTTAAAATTAGGTCTACCGCCGTGGGAGGCCCCGCCTAACACCCTGCCCGAACCCGGGCCGGCGCCGGTGGCAGCAGAGCTGGCCCTGGTGCAAAAAAACCTGGCAGGCCGGATCCTCTGGCGGGAAGAAATAGCCCTGGCCCTGGCGGAACATAAAGGGGCCGTGAATACTCCCCTGGAAGACCTCCTCCAATGGCTCTACCTGGCAGGGGAGGTAACCCTCCTGCCGGGAGTTGGTTATGAACCCAATGGTGAGCCCCGCTGCCGGCGTTGTGGCCAGGCCTCCAGGTTATTAAAGGTAACCTGTGCTGCCTGCGGGAGTGGGGACTGCCTGGTGTGTGAAGGGTGCCTGGCCATGGGGCAGGCCCGCCGCTGCCGGCCTCTCTATGCCCGCCCCTGGCCGGCTCAGCCGGCCGCCCGGGGAAGACCCGACCTGGATACCCGTCCCCGGCTCAACTTTGCCTTGACACCGGCCCAGGTGGACGCCTACAGAGAAGCAGAAAGCTTTGTTTTCCAGGGGAAGGAAAAGGAGTGTTTACTCTGGGCCGCCTGTGGTGCCGGTAAAACGGAAGTGACCTGCGGGGCTATTGCCGCCGCTTTAAGCCGGGGTAGAAACGTCCTTTATGCCTGCCCCCGCCGGGAGGTGATCCGGGAGCTAGAGGTACGGTTAACCTCTGTCTGGCCGCAGCTCCGCATCCTGTCCCTTTACGGCGGGAGTCCCGGTAAATTTGGCACAGCCGACCTCATCCTGGCTACCACTCACCAGGCGCTGCGTTTTTACCGCCGTTTTGACCTGGTAATCCTGGATGAAGTCGATGCCTTTCCCCTGTCCGAAGATCCCATGCTTTATTATGCCGTTGCCAGGGCCCGCCGGGAAGACGGCCAGACCCTGTTTCTTACAGCTACCCCGCCGGCCGGGCTGGTAGCCCGGGTGAGACGCCGGCAGGTAAAGGTAATTTACCTGCCGGCCAGGCACCACGGCCATCCCCTGCCGGTACCTGAGATCCTCCGGGACCCTTTTTTAAGCCGGCCGGGTGCAAAGCGCCTCCCCCGCTCCCTGGTTAATTGTTTGGACCTGACCCTGGCGGAAGAGGTCCAGCTCATTATCTTTGTCCCGGCCGTTAAACTGGTGGAGGAAGTAGTTGCCTGGCTCTTACAGGAACGGCCGGGACCGGACCCCAACCGGCCCTGGGTACAGGGTTGTTATGCCGCCCACCCCCGGCGGGATGAAATTATCGCCTCCTTTCGCCGGGAGGAGTTTCCCGTGCTGGTAACGACTACCGTTATGGAGCGGGGGATTACTATTCCCCGCCTCAATGTCCTGGTCCTTTATGCCGATGAAGAAAGGATTTTTACCGCCAATACCCTGATCCAGATTGCCGGGCGGGCCGGGCGTTCGCCGGCCTACCCCAGCGGCCGGGTATGGTTTCTGGCCAGCCGTATCAGCCCGGCCATGGCCGTTGCCCGCCGCCAGATCCAGGAATTCAACGCTCTCGCCCGCCGGCGGGGATACCTGCTGGCAGGGGAAAAATGA
- a CDS encoding ComF family protein has protein sequence MLLSWLFPRGKACSWCGRPVHQGFFCTSCRQQLLDWQQHYHPCLYCGRLLPLGKQAVCNQCREELPPFQKARSVGPYQGLLKEMIWALKYQGRRSLATPLGHLLAGVVVRELGSGRPDLVIPVPLTSTRLRVRTFNQAELLALALGQELDLPVNGEVMFRVRETAPQVNLSRRSRWQNLGGAFKVTAPGKITGRHLLLVDDVLTTGATASACTRALQAAGAADVAVVTLATGIENLPCFSP, from the coding sequence ATGCTTCTCTCCTGGCTTTTTCCCCGGGGTAAAGCCTGTTCCTGGTGCGGCCGGCCGGTGCACCAGGGATTCTTTTGTACCAGCTGCCGGCAGCAGCTCCTGGACTGGCAGCAACATTACCATCCCTGCCTTTACTGCGGCCGCCTCCTGCCGCTGGGGAAGCAGGCAGTCTGTAACCAGTGCCGGGAAGAATTGCCTCCTTTCCAGAAAGCCCGGTCTGTGGGCCCTTACCAGGGATTATTAAAAGAAATGATCTGGGCCCTCAAGTACCAGGGTCGCCGCTCCCTGGCTACCCCCCTGGGACATCTTTTAGCCGGGGTAGTTGTCAGGGAACTGGGGTCGGGGCGTCCCGACCTGGTAATCCCGGTCCCCCTCACCAGCACCCGCCTGCGGGTGCGGACCTTTAACCAGGCTGAACTCCTGGCCCTGGCCCTGGGGCAGGAACTGGACCTGCCGGTGAATGGGGAGGTAATGTTCAGGGTCAGGGAAACGGCGCCCCAGGTCAACCTTTCCCGGCGCTCCAGGTGGCAGAATTTAGGCGGCGCTTTCAAGGTAACAGCACCGGGTAAAATAACAGGGCGCCATTTGCTCCTGGTGGACGATGTCCTGACCACGGGGGCAACGGCTAGCGCCTGTACCCGTGCCCTGCAGGCTGCCGGGGCGGCCGATGTGGCTGTAGTTACCCTGGCTACGGGCATCGAAAATCTTCCCTGCTTTTCACCATAA